The DNA window CTTGCGGATCGTAACAGGCAAGCCCGTCAGATACAACTGGGTTCGGCGGTGGTACTACTGCCGAGATGGCGTATTCGGCTGGCTGACTCCTGGCACGCAAGGTGTTTTGCAAGGAGACGAGATTGGAGTGCTGCTTTGCAACGTCAAGCCGGCCGCCGGCGAGGAGCGACGATTTTGCTTCGAGCTAAAGACAAAGAGCCGGAGCATGCTGATGCAGGCCGAAACGCAAAAGGAACTGACTGACTGGCTGGAAGTTTTTGAGATttcgaaaaagaaggcatTTGAAGCCACCATGGACAGAGATAACAGCCCACTGGCCGGCGGTGTTGACCCGGCATTCTCAATATCTGCCCCTAGCATCCCGGAGTTTTCGGCCAAGGCAATCGATGCGCAGATGGGCTCGTCCGATGACATTGTACCCAGTATAGATCGTATATCTACCTTGGCTGTTCCCGGAGCAGACGATGGTTCATCTACCCGACGGAGTTATGATCCTAATGGGAACGGATCTCGTCGATCCATCTCAGCACTTGGACGGGACTTGGcacgagaagaaggcgagagcGGTCGAGAGCACGCGGCAAGGATCATCCAGAAGCTTGATCTTCACCGTAAAGCGACTTTCGGCGCCAGCCCTGAGCCTACGCTGACGACTTCCGGCTCATCAGGAGGTCTGTCCGGCATGGTTTCCGGAAACCAAGGCTCCCAGCTCGTAGGGACTTCTCTATCTTTGACGTCTTCAAGTCAAGCCAAGCTCACAGGTGTTGCGCTTCCACTGCTGGACAGCAAACCTGGTACACTTGCCCCCCCCTACTTTGGCTAGGCCTCCAACAATCACGAGTTTCAGCCGCACGGCTGTGCTCATTGCCGGTGAGCGAGGCCATGTCTTGGAAGGCAAGAAACTACCTACATCTGTTCTTGCAAACTATTGGGGGACCAGCATGTGGAACTCAATGCAATCTGAGCCGGCTGCGACGACCCCCCTTGACAACGACGACCCCATTGGCGTTGTTGTATCAGAGGACTCGCAGGCGACGACGCCTCTTGGTGAGGCAGTACAAGCAAAGAAAACTAGCGAGTCTTTACCAGCTGGATACCCCCCTGAACTGAGAATCCAGCACGCCCAGTTTAGGCTTCTGTTCCCCAATGCGCCCCCTGAGGAGAGACTGGTGCTTGTATTCCGAGCGGCCTGGTCGAGCTCGCTGGAGGGTAGTTCCAAGAGCGAGCTGCctgctggcgatggcagaATCTATGTGACGGCAGAGAACATGTATTTCTACGGTCAGCAAATGGGCTTGGTAACAGCGTATAGCATCCCCTTGGATATCATCACCGAAGTCACTGCGGCTACTGGCAGAGACTGCGATTTCATTTTCTTACACCTGAGTCAGGATCTCAACGACACGGGATATAAGAGGATAACCATAAAGGTGTTCCTTGACGATCTTCAGCTACTCCATGCGCGTCTTAATCTCTTGGTAGACAATCTGCAAGCGGAAGAACCGCTTGACACTTTGGAAACCATCAAAGCGTTAATCAACATTGATCAACATGAATATGATAAGCCAAGCCCTAGCGCTGAGAGCTGGGAGGAGGTATCATCAAGCACGCCGATGGATAACGGCACAGCATTGGGAAGGCCGGTGGAGCGGACCGCGGGCGACATTCCTCGCTTGATAGCTCCTACCTCTGGGCAAAAAGTCCCACTGAAGCTGAATTTGCCCAAACACGAAGTCATCTACGAACCGGATGATATGACGTCGATGGCAGCCGAGAGGCATTTTGACCTTAGTGCAAAGGCATGCTTCCACGTTCTGTTTGGAGACAAGAGCTTTGTGTTTCCAAAATTGTACTTTGAGCATCGCGCAAAGCAGATTGCCCAGGGCCCATGGTCAGCTGCAGTCGACAAAGAACCATCGAAGCGTGAGTTTCAGTTTAAGATTGACTACGTCGACGTCTTTGGTCGGTCGAAGACGGAGGATATACGGGATTTCCAAACAATTGATGTCTTTAACGATCATGTCACATACGTGGTTACGCATACGAGAACGGCGTGGCATCTCCCTCATTCCCAGCTCTTCAAGTTGGTGACCAAGGTCGTCATCACGTATGTTGCCAAGTCAAAATGCAAGCTGACATTTTACGTGCGCGTCGACTGGTCAAAGTCACCGCCGATATCCAAGAGTTTGGTGGAGCGCCAGGCCCTCCGTGATGCGGCTAGCGATGCCGAAGAGCTCGCCGAAATAGCTACTGACCAGATTCACAAGCTGGGCTCAAGAAGTCGCACTCATAAGGCTATCCAAGTATACGGCCAAGTAGGCCAGCAAACCCAGGTAGTAGTCTTTTCGCCAGCACCTACCGACgcaaggaagaagcaggCCATCAAGCCTCGCACGCTTACGGCCATGCTGTTCGAGACGCTCAGGTCTCTTGGCGAAAGCGTGGTCTCCTCCGTGATTTTGTGGATCATTGCAGCGTTGAAAAAGATATTCGACGTTGTAACCGCGCATCGGCTCCTCTTGTTAGTCCTGGGGCTGAGCATGGCTACCAACTTGATGCTATCTTCCACGGAATCATTGACTTGGTGGCAGGAACGGAGAGCGGCAAACTTTATGCGCCGAGTTGGCGTGTCGCCGAACCACATGATGAGCAAGGCGATCTATATTGCTGACTTGCATGAGGCGTCTGGCGCCAGCGATGATGAGTTGTCCTCCTTTCCACAAAACAGCACGTGCTTCGGCACCTTCAGAGAAGTCTTGGACACCACGAGTATGGATTCTCCGTGGGAGACCGCGGGAGCTTCGCTGTCATTGCCATCAAGTCGAGCCACGGCTCGTCGGCTGCGGAAGACACGACAGAGGCTGGGGATGTACCGGCATGATTTGCTGGTTGCAATGAGGGTCGTCAACAGCGTTGAGCGGGAGTTGCTGCAATCAGAATGGGAAAACTGGCTGGACAACGAGAACTCCCTCTGCGATAACCTCGAGGAGATGTTACATGATAACGGCCGCAGAAGCAACGGCAAAGACCACGCAAGTGATGGATCATCACAGAAGCCTATGGACGCCATACCGCCGGAACGGAAGAGAGCTTTGGAGGCGTGGCGGGAT is part of the Trichoderma atroviride chromosome 1, complete sequence genome and encodes:
- a CDS encoding uncharacterized protein (EggNog:ENOG41~TransMembrane:2 (o494-513i525-549o)), giving the protein MWNSMQSEPAATTPLDNDDPIGVVVSEDSQATTPLGEAVQAKKTSESLPAGYPPELRIQHAQFRLLFPNAPPEERLVLVFRAAWSSSLEGSSKSELPAGDGRIYVTAENMYFYGQQMGLVTAYSIPLDIITEVTAATGRDCDFIFLHLSQDLNDTGYKRITIKVFLDDLQLLHARLNLLVDNLQAEEPLDTLETIKALINIDQHEYDKPSPSAESWEEVSSSTPMDNGTALGRPVERTAGDIPRLIAPTSGQKVPLKLNLPKHEVIYEPDDMTSMAAERHFDLSAKACFHVLFGDKSFVFPKLYFEHRAKQIAQGPWSAAVDKEPSKREFQFKIDYVDVFGRSKTEDIRDFQTIDVFNDHVTYVVTHTRTAWHLPHSQLFKLVTKVVITYVAKSKCKLTFYVRVDWSKSPPISKSLVERQALRDAASDAEELAEIATDQIHKLGSRSRTHKAIQVYGQVGQQTQVVVFSPAPTDARKKQAIKPRTLTAMLFETLRSLGESVVSSVILWIIAALKKIFDVVTAHRLLLLVLGLSMATNLMLSSTESLTWWQERRAANFMRRVGVSPNHMMSKAIYIADLHEASGASDDELSSFPQNSTCFGTFREVLDTTSMDSPWETAGASLSLPSSRATARRLRKTRQRLGMYRHDLLVAMRVVNSVERELLQSEWENWLDNENSLCDNLEEMLHDNGRRSNGKDHASDGSSQKPMDAIPPERKRALEAWRDDYCGSCRRDHASAMQARRLTNL